One part of the Salvelinus sp. IW2-2015 linkage group LG28, ASM291031v2, whole genome shotgun sequence genome encodes these proteins:
- the LOC111954595 gene encoding S-adenosylmethionine decarboxylase proenzyme isoform X1 yields the protein MEENGAHFFEGTEKLLEVWFSRQDENKGTGDLRTIPRFEWDKLLENVHCLIISVTKTDKQEAYILSESSMFVSKRRFILKTCGTTLLLQALMPLLELAREYCGFDAIEDRSEVLTPSPHYLQNFFYSRKNFMKPTHQEFPHRNFQEEVEFLSQIFPNGAAYCMGRLNSDCWYLFTLDLPEFWENEHADQTLEVLMSDLDPAIMDQFFMKDGVSANDVTRMSGIRDLIPGSVIDATMFNPCGYSMNGMKTDGTYWTIHITPEPEFSYVSFETNLSQTSYDDLVRKVVDVFKPGKFVTTLFVNQSSKCRSVFSSAQKLEGYKRLDRQLAQFNDYNFVFTSYAKSRQQNQQS from the exons ATGGAAGAGAACGGTGCACACTTCTTCGAGGGAACCGAGAAGCTGTTGGAGGTGTGGTTCTCCCGGCAAGATGAGAATAAAGGAACAGGGGACCTCCGTACCATCCCAAG GTTTGAGTGGGACAAACTTCTGGAGAATGTGCACTGTTTGATCATAAGTGTGACGAAGACCGACAAGCAGGAAGCTTATATACTCAG TGAGAGTAGCATGTTTGTCTCCAAGAGACGTTTCATTTTGAAGACCTGTGGAACCACCCTCTTACTGCAAGCACTGATGCCTCTGCTGGAACTCGCCAGAGAGTACTGTGGCTTTGACGCCATCGAG GATAGGTCAGAGGTTTTAACTCCATCTCCTCACTACCTACAGAATTTCTTCTATTCTCGCAAGAACTTCATGAAGCCCACCCATCAGGAGTTCCCTCATCGGAACTTCCAGGAGGAAGTGGAATTTCTCAGCCAGATTTTCCCAA ACGGAGCAGCGTACTGTATGGGACGTTTGAACTCTGATTGCTG GTACCTGTTTACTCTGGATTTGCCAGAGTTCTGGGAGAACGAGCATGCGGATCAGACGCTGGAAGTTCTGATGAGTGACCTTGATCCAGCAATTATGGACCAGTTCTTCATGAAAGACGGTGTTTCTGCAAATGATGTCACTCGT ATGAGTGGAATTCGTGACCTGATACCAGGTTCTGTGATTGACGCCACAATGTTCAACCCATGTGGATACTCAATGAATGGAATGAAGACTGAT GGGACTTACTGGACGATCCACATCACTCCAGAGCCAGAATTCTCCTATGTCAGCTTCGAAACCAACCTCTCTCAGACGTCCTACGACGATTTGGTCAGGAAAGTTGTGGACGTGTTTAAGCCAGGAAAATTTGTGACGACGCTATTCGTTAACCAG AGCTCCAAATGTCGCAGTGTCTTTTCTTCCGCCCAGAAACTCGAGGGGTACAAGCGCCTCGACCGCCAGTTGGCCCAATTCAACGATTACAATTTTGTCTTTACTAGTTACGCCAAGAGCCGCCAGCAGAACCAGCAAAGTTGA
- the LOC111954595 gene encoding S-adenosylmethionine decarboxylase proenzyme isoform X2: MEENGAHFFEGTEKLLEVWFSRQDENKGTGDLRTIPRFEWDKLLENVHCLIISVTKTDKQEAYILSESSMFVSKRRFILKTCGTTLLLQALMPLLELAREYCGFDAIENFFYSRKNFMKPTHQEFPHRNFQEEVEFLSQIFPNGAAYCMGRLNSDCWYLFTLDLPEFWENEHADQTLEVLMSDLDPAIMDQFFMKDGVSANDVTRMSGIRDLIPGSVIDATMFNPCGYSMNGMKTDGTYWTIHITPEPEFSYVSFETNLSQTSYDDLVRKVVDVFKPGKFVTTLFVNQSSKCRSVFSSAQKLEGYKRLDRQLAQFNDYNFVFTSYAKSRQQNQQS, translated from the exons ATGGAAGAGAACGGTGCACACTTCTTCGAGGGAACCGAGAAGCTGTTGGAGGTGTGGTTCTCCCGGCAAGATGAGAATAAAGGAACAGGGGACCTCCGTACCATCCCAAG GTTTGAGTGGGACAAACTTCTGGAGAATGTGCACTGTTTGATCATAAGTGTGACGAAGACCGACAAGCAGGAAGCTTATATACTCAG TGAGAGTAGCATGTTTGTCTCCAAGAGACGTTTCATTTTGAAGACCTGTGGAACCACCCTCTTACTGCAAGCACTGATGCCTCTGCTGGAACTCGCCAGAGAGTACTGTGGCTTTGACGCCATCGAG AATTTCTTCTATTCTCGCAAGAACTTCATGAAGCCCACCCATCAGGAGTTCCCTCATCGGAACTTCCAGGAGGAAGTGGAATTTCTCAGCCAGATTTTCCCAA ACGGAGCAGCGTACTGTATGGGACGTTTGAACTCTGATTGCTG GTACCTGTTTACTCTGGATTTGCCAGAGTTCTGGGAGAACGAGCATGCGGATCAGACGCTGGAAGTTCTGATGAGTGACCTTGATCCAGCAATTATGGACCAGTTCTTCATGAAAGACGGTGTTTCTGCAAATGATGTCACTCGT ATGAGTGGAATTCGTGACCTGATACCAGGTTCTGTGATTGACGCCACAATGTTCAACCCATGTGGATACTCAATGAATGGAATGAAGACTGAT GGGACTTACTGGACGATCCACATCACTCCAGAGCCAGAATTCTCCTATGTCAGCTTCGAAACCAACCTCTCTCAGACGTCCTACGACGATTTGGTCAGGAAAGTTGTGGACGTGTTTAAGCCAGGAAAATTTGTGACGACGCTATTCGTTAACCAG AGCTCCAAATGTCGCAGTGTCTTTTCTTCCGCCCAGAAACTCGAGGGGTACAAGCGCCTCGACCGCCAGTTGGCCCAATTCAACGATTACAATTTTGTCTTTACTAGTTACGCCAAGAGCCGCCAGCAGAACCAGCAAAGTTGA